A stretch of DNA from Streptomyces xanthii:
TGCTGGCCGGGGCGGTGGCAACGCAGCACCGTGAGGCCGTTGCCGAGCGCGCCGCGCTGCGGGGCCGGGAAGGCCCACGGCTTGGCGTCGCCCGCCTGCGGCCGGGGGTGGAAGTCCATGGTCGCGAGCTGCTCGGTCACCGGCCCGCCTCCTCGTCGCTCTGGTCGCTCTCGTCGGATTCGTCGGTGTCCTCGGCCGCCGTGGGCTCGTAGACGAGGACCGAGCGGTTGTCGGGGCGCAGGCGGGCCTTGGCGACCTCCTGGACCTCCTCGGCGCTCACCTCGAGGACGCGCTGCACGGCCGTGAGGGCGAGCTGCGGGTCGCCGAAGAGGACGGCGTAGCGGCACAGCTCGTCGGCGCGGCCCGCGACGGTGCCGAGCCGGTCCAGCCACTCGCGCTCCAACTGGGCCTGCGCCCGCTCCATTTCCTCGGCGGTGGGCCCCTCCTCGGCGAACCGGGCGAGCTCCTCGTCCACGGCGGCCTCGATGACGGGCACCTCCACGTCGCCGGACGTCTTCACGTCCAGCCAGCCGAGGGAGGGAGCGCCGGCCAGGCGCAGCAGGCCGAAGCCGGCGGCCACGGCGGTGCGGTCCCGGCGCACCAGGCGGTTGTAGAGGCGCGAGGACTCGCCGCCGCCGAGGACGGTGAGGGCGAGGTCGGCGGCGTCGCACGCGCGCGTGCCGTCCTCGGGGAGCCGGTAGGCCGCCATCAGGGCGCGGGCCGGCACGTCCTCCTCGACGACCTCGCGGACCTGCTCGCCGATGACCTCGGGCAGGGCGCCGTCGCGCGGGGCGGCCTTGCCGTCGTGGCCCGGGATGGAACCGAAGTACTTCTCCACCCAGGCGAGCGTCTGCTCCGGGTCGATGTCGCCGACCACGGAGAGCACCGCGTTGTTCGGCGCGTAGTAGGTGCGGAAGAAGTTCCGCGCGTCCTCCAGGGTGGCCGCGTCCAGGTCGGCCATGGAGCCGATGGGCGTGTGGTGGTACGGGTGGCCCTCGGGGTACATGAGGGCGGTCAGCTTCTCGAACGCGGTGCCGTAGGGCACGTTGTCGTAGCGCTGGCGGCGCTCGTTCTTCACGACGTCCCGCTGGTTCTCCATCGACTCGTCGTCGAGGGCCGTGAGCAGGGAGCCCATGCGGTCGGCCTCCAGCCAGAGCGCGAGCTCCAGCTGGTGCGCGGGCATGGTCTCGAAGTAGTTCGTCCGCTCGAAGCTCGTCGTGCCGTTGAGGGAGCCGCCGGCGCCCTGGACCAGCTCGAAGTGGCCGTTGCCCGGCACCTGCTTCGAGCCCTGGAACATCAGGTGCTCGAAAAGGTGAGCCAGGCCCGTACGGCCCTTGACCTCGTGGCGCGAGCCGACGTCGTACCAGAGGCAGACCGCCGCGACCGGGGTCAGGTGGTCCTCGGAGAGCACCACGCGCAGGCCGTTGGCCAGCCGGTGCTCGGTCGCTGTCAGGCCGCCGGAGCCGGCCTCGGCCGTGGCCGTGTGACCCATGGGCATGTACGTCCCTTCGATCGCGGAGAACTGCGTGAACGCGCAGAACTGCTACCAGTCCCGCCACTGTATGCAAGCGTGCTGACGCCTGGCGAAGTTCCCGCCGGGGCTACGCCGAGAGCGAGCGGGAAGCGCCGCGCGGAGCGGGCCGGAACCACGGTGCGGGTCGAGCCGGGCGCGCCGCACGGGTAGCGTGCGAGCACCCGGCGGCGGCCGCGGACCCGTCGGTATGGACGGGTCGCGATCGGTGTTGTCAGTGGGGCGGTCCACAATGGTCCGCGACAGTTCTCGTTCATGTACCCGTTCATGTTGGTGAAGGAGCCGCAGCAGCGATGGCCCGCCGCAGCACGAAGACCCCGCCGCCCGACGACTTCGAGGAGAAGATCCTCGACATCGACGTGGTCGACGAAATGCAGGGCTCCTACCTGGAGTACGCGTACTCGGTCATCTACTCGCGTGCCCTGCCCGATGCGCGGGACGGGCTGAAGCCCGTCCACCGGCGGATCGTCTACCAGATGAACGAGATGGGCCTGCGCCCCGAGCGCGGCTACGTGAAGTGCGCCCGTGTCGTCGGCGAGGTCATGGGTAAGTTGCACCCCCACGGCGACACGTCGATCTACGACGCCCTGGTGCGCCTGGCCCAGCCCTTCTCGATGCGGGTCCCCCTGGTCGACGGTCACGGGAACTTCGGCTCGCTCGGCAACGACGACCGTCCGGCGGCGATGCGGTACACGGAGTGCCGCATGGACCCGGCCGCGTCGCTGATGACCGAGTCCATCGAAGAGAACACGGTCGACTTCACGCCGAACTATGACGGCCAGGAGCAGGAGCCCGTCGTCCTCCCGGCGGCGTACCCGAACCTGCTGGTGAACGGCACGTCCGGCATCGCGGTCGGCATGGCGACGAACATGCCGCCGCACAACCTGGGCGAAGTGATCGCCGCCGCGCGCCACTTGATCAAGCACCCGGGCGCCGACCTCGACACGCTCATGAGGTTCGTCCCCGGCCCGGACCTGCCGACGGGCGGCAAGGTCGTCGGCCTGTCCGGCATCAGGGACGCGTACGAGTCGGGCCGCGGCACCTTCAAGATCCGCGCGACCGTGTCGGTGGAGGCGGTGACGGCCCGCCGCAAGGGGCTGATCGTCACCGAGCTGCCCTTCGCGGTGGGCCCCGAGAAGGTCATCGCGAAGATCAAGGAACTGGTCAGCTCGAAGAAGCTCCAGGGCATCGCCGACGTCAAGGACCTCACGGACCGCGAGCACGGCCTGCGCCTGGTCATCGAGATCAAGAACGGCTTCGTGCCCGAGGCCGTCCTGGAGCAGCTCTACAAGCTGACGCCGATGGAGGAGTCCTTCGGTATCAACAATGTGGCGCTGGTCGACGGCCAGCCGCTCACGCTCGGCCTCAAGGAGCTCCTCGAGGTCTATCTGGACCACCGCTTCGACGTGGTCCGCCGCCGCAGCGAGTTCCGCCGCAGCAAGAAGCAGGACCGTCTCCACCTGGTGGAGGGTCTCCTCGTCGCCCTTCTGGACATCGACGAGGTCATCCGTCTGATCCGCTCCAGCGAGAACAGCGCGCAGGCCAAGGAGCGCCTGATCGAGCGCTTCTCGCTGACCGAGATCCAGACGCAGTACATCCTCGACACGCCGCTGCGCCGGCTCACCAAGTTCGACCGCATCGAGCTCGAGGCGGAGCGCGACAAGCTCAACGGCGAGATCGACGAGCTGACCGGCATCCTGGATTCCGACACTGAGCTGCGCAAGCTGGTCTCGGCCGAACTGGCGGCGGTGGCGAAGAAGTTCGGCACCGACCGGCGCACGGTGCTCCTGGAGTCCGCCGGGACCGCGGTGGCCGCGGTGCCGCTGCAGGTCGCCGACGACCCGTGCCGCGTGCTGCTGTCCTCGACGGGCCTGCTGGCCCGCACGGCGTCGGACGAGCCCTTCGCGGCGGACGACGACGGCAAGCGCGTCAAGCACGACGTGATCGTCTCGGCGGTGCCCGCGACGGCGCGCGGTGAGATCGGCGCCGTGACGTCGACAGGCCGTCTGCTGCGACTGAACGTGATCGACCTGCCCCAGCTCCCGCCGACGGCCACCGCGCCGAACCTGTCGGGCGGCGCGGCGATCTCCGAGTTCCTGTCCTCCCTGGAGGCCGACGAGCAGGTCGTGTGTCTCACGACGCTCGACGAGTCCTCGCCGGGGCTCGCGATCGGCACGGAGCAGGGCGTCGTGAAGCGTGTGGTGCCGGACTACCCGTCCAACAAGGAAGAGCTGGAAGTCATCACGCTGAAGGACGGCGACCGCATCGTGGGCGCG
This window harbors:
- a CDS encoding M16 family metallopeptidase, giving the protein MGHTATAEAGSGGLTATEHRLANGLRVVLSEDHLTPVAAVCLWYDVGSRHEVKGRTGLAHLFEHLMFQGSKQVPGNGHFELVQGAGGSLNGTTSFERTNYFETMPAHQLELALWLEADRMGSLLTALDDESMENQRDVVKNERRQRYDNVPYGTAFEKLTALMYPEGHPYHHTPIGSMADLDAATLEDARNFFRTYYAPNNAVLSVVGDIDPEQTLAWVEKYFGSIPGHDGKAAPRDGALPEVIGEQVREVVEEDVPARALMAAYRLPEDGTRACDAADLALTVLGGGESSRLYNRLVRRDRTAVAAGFGLLRLAGAPSLGWLDVKTSGDVEVPVIEAAVDEELARFAEEGPTAEEMERAQAQLEREWLDRLGTVAGRADELCRYAVLFGDPQLALTAVQRVLEVSAEEVQEVAKARLRPDNRSVLVYEPTAAEDTDESDESDQSDEEAGR
- a CDS encoding DNA gyrase/topoisomerase IV subunit A; the encoded protein is MARRSTKTPPPDDFEEKILDIDVVDEMQGSYLEYAYSVIYSRALPDARDGLKPVHRRIVYQMNEMGLRPERGYVKCARVVGEVMGKLHPHGDTSIYDALVRLAQPFSMRVPLVDGHGNFGSLGNDDRPAAMRYTECRMDPAASLMTESIEENTVDFTPNYDGQEQEPVVLPAAYPNLLVNGTSGIAVGMATNMPPHNLGEVIAAARHLIKHPGADLDTLMRFVPGPDLPTGGKVVGLSGIRDAYESGRGTFKIRATVSVEAVTARRKGLIVTELPFAVGPEKVIAKIKELVSSKKLQGIADVKDLTDREHGLRLVIEIKNGFVPEAVLEQLYKLTPMEESFGINNVALVDGQPLTLGLKELLEVYLDHRFDVVRRRSEFRRSKKQDRLHLVEGLLVALLDIDEVIRLIRSSENSAQAKERLIERFSLTEIQTQYILDTPLRRLTKFDRIELEAERDKLNGEIDELTGILDSDTELRKLVSAELAAVAKKFGTDRRTVLLESAGTAVAAVPLQVADDPCRVLLSSTGLLARTASDEPFAADDDGKRVKHDVIVSAVPATARGEIGAVTSTGRLLRLNVIDLPQLPPTATAPNLSGGAAISEFLSSLEADEQVVCLTTLDESSPGLAIGTEQGVVKRVVPDYPSNKEELEVITLKDGDRIVGAVELHTGEEDLVFVTDDAQLLRFQASIVRPQGRPAGGMAGIKLATGAKVISFTAVDPAADAVVFTVAGSRGTLDDSVQTTAKLTPFDQYPRKGRATGGVRCQRFLKGEDCLSLAWAGPVPARAAQKNGTPAELPEMDPRRDGSGVSLPKTVSVVAGPV